In Paenibacillus kyungheensis, the following are encoded in one genomic region:
- a CDS encoding RDD family protein, whose product MNGVATTTYGYAGFWKRTAATLIDGFIIGFGVSILLGIPFILGFVNGVWLKEEYEYTTQDITFLIMFYIFYAIVELVVPWLYYSLFEKSKYHATPGKMAVGIIVVDRYFQPVRFGRATGRYWAKNLSYMILCIGYMMAGWTQYKQALHDMIASTYVVNKKDWEQYMYMQQQQQAASWNQPEMSPYLQKDQQEWK is encoded by the coding sequence ATGAATGGAGTAGCAACAACGACTTATGGATACGCAGGATTTTGGAAAAGAACAGCGGCTACATTGATTGATGGTTTTATTATAGGATTTGGGGTATCTATTTTGCTAGGAATTCCGTTTATCCTCGGATTTGTGAATGGAGTATGGTTGAAAGAAGAATATGAATATACTACGCAAGATATCACTTTTCTGATTATGTTTTATATTTTCTATGCCATTGTTGAATTGGTAGTGCCCTGGCTATATTATAGCTTGTTTGAGAAATCCAAATACCACGCCACACCGGGTAAAATGGCTGTAGGTATTATTGTAGTTGATCGTTATTTTCAACCGGTTCGCTTCGGTAGAGCAACAGGAAGGTATTGGGCTAAAAATTTGTCGTATATGATCTTATGTATCGGTTATATGATGGCAGGTTGGACACAATACAAGCAAGCATTGCATGATATGATCGCTAGCACGTATGTTGTAAATAAAAAAGACTGGGAACAATATATGTATATGCAACAACAGCAACAAGCAGCATCTT